In Helianthus annuus cultivar XRQ/B chromosome 9, HanXRQr2.0-SUNRISE, whole genome shotgun sequence, the following are encoded in one genomic region:
- the LOC110874704 gene encoding uncharacterized protein LOC110874704, which translates to MNYNMNGWERTIPELHQMLKTAETNIPTKGNPVLAIREGRITKKKQSKGKGKASKQDKGKGKKVATPKAKPHKDAKCFHCDEIGHWKRNCPKYLAELKLKKLQIGESSGTKKD; encoded by the exons atgaactataacatgaatgggTGGGAAAGAACGATCCCAGAGTTGCATCAGATGCTAAAAACTGCTGAGACAAACATCCCAACTAAGGGCAATCCAGTGCTGGCGATCAGGGAAGGAAGAATTACCAAGAAGAAGCAATCCAAAGGAAAAGGCAAGGCGAGTAAGCAAGACAAGGGCAAAGGCAAAAAGGTTGCCACTCCAAAGGCAAAGCCTCATAAAGATGCCAAGTGTTTTCACTGTGATGAGATCGGGCATTGGAAGAGGAATTGTCCCAAGTACCTGGCTGAGTTGAAGCTTAAGAAGCTGCAGATTGGAGAATCCTCAG ggactaaaaaggattag